The Pelmatolapia mariae isolate MD_Pm_ZW linkage group LG9, Pm_UMD_F_2, whole genome shotgun sequence genome has a segment encoding these proteins:
- the si:ch211-161h7.8 gene encoding thiosulfate:glutathione sulfurtransferase: MYLGRVSSRSPVVCVMLSFVLSRSFCQGVTEVNRRCYSTFGSICPTFSTSNPKCEEASDNGSVVTYSELKTMLASHNIQLFDVRNPDEYQTGQIPQAVNVPLDNLEESLQLSPELFEQRFEVKAPTKADDNIVFHCRSGTRSTRALSIAHQLGFSKARHFKEGYSEWVERERK; encoded by the exons ATGTATTTAGGTCGTGTCAGTTCGCGCAGTCCAGTAGTGTGCGTAATGCTGTCCTTCGTGCTGTCCCGGAGTTTCTGCCAAGGTGTTACGGAGGTGAACCGGAGGTGTTACTCGACCTTTGGGTCGATATGTCCGACTTTTTCAACATCGAATCCGAAATGCGAAGAAGCATCAGACAATG gttcagtggtGACCTACTCAGAGCTGAAGACCATGCTGGCAAGCCATAACATTCAGCTCTTTGATGTGAGAAATCCTGATGAGTACCAGACTGGACAAATTCCCCAGGCCGTCAACGTCCCAC TGGACAACCTGGAGGAGTCTCTGCAGCTGTCCCCTGAGCTCTTTGAGCAAAGGTTTGAAGTGAAGGCTCCCACGAAAGCTGATGACAACATTGTGTTTCACTGCAGAAGTGGCACCAGGAGCACCAGAGCACTGAGCATCGCTCATCAGCTGGGATTTAGCAA ggcgagacattttaaagaaGGCTACTCAGAGTGGGTCGAGCGAGAACGAAAGTGA
- the drd3 gene encoding D(3) dopamine receptor isoform X4: MAMFRSSERLWNESERLRWDERNESLEAPWQDEGERNYYAMLYSLLILAIVFGNVLVCLAVLRERSLQTTTNYLVVSLAVSDLLVASLVMPWAVYLEVVGGAWLFSRLYCNIFVTLDVMMCTASILNLCAISIDRYTAVVMPVLYNTTHRSRKRVFVMIATVWVLAFAVSCPLLFGFNTTDDPLVCSISNPDFVIYSSVVSFYLPFIVTLLVYIRIYVFLRMRRKRITFGQASGKVQPGSTPPSVTCLQEETPKAKHDLSPIRIKVSEEPSGPSKPNLLSGCLWGKRPKTGPVENSVLPPVDTQNYCSISHASCGRTEMDVEEERGERDPDENSQIQRPPVRMSCEVKDLSNGQTHTSLRPMSHTSNPRFRSMHAREKKATQMLAIVLGHATCLLHFTVLSPGSGMSTAPSTLLSTPPSTSSSDGPSSRSSAAEEGATSGNLNGNEAAHPRYNSGTEHLVNSGQRGACFVCCISYTAAPR; the protein is encoded by the exons ATGGCGATGTTTAGAAGCTCGGAGCGGCTCTGGAATGAGTCAGAGCGCCTCAGATGGGATGAGAGGAATGAGAGCTTGGAGGCACCATGGCAGGACGAGGGGGAGCGCAATTACTATGCCATGCTGTACTCCCTGCTTATCCTAGCCATCGTGTTTGGGAACGTGTTGGTGTGTCTGGCCGTGCTGAGGGAACGTTCCCTCCAGACGACCACCAACTACCTGGTGGTGAGCCTGGCTGTGTCTGACCTGCTCGTGGCCTCTCTGGTCATGCCCTGGGCTGTCTATCTGGAG GTGGTCGGCGGAGCCTGGCTTTTCAGCCGGCTCTACTGTAACATCTTTGTCACGCTGGATGTGATGATGTGCACCGCCAGTATTCTCAACCTGTGCGCTATCAGCATTGACAG GTATACGGCAGTAGTGATGCCCGTCTTGTACAACACCACTCATCGCTCCAGAAAAAGAGTGTTTGTCATGATTGCTACCGTGTGGGTCTTGGCCTTCGCGGTGTCCTGCCCCCTGCTGTTTGGATTCAACACCACAG ACGACCCTTTGGTGTGCTCCATCTCCAACCCTGACTTTGTGATCTACTCTTCTGTGGTGTCCTTCTATTTGCCGTTTATTGTCACTCTGCTGGTTTACATCCGCATCTACGTCTTCCTCAGGATGAGGCGGAAGAGGATCACTTTTGGACAGGCCAGTGGAAAGGTGCAGCCAGGCTCGACTCCACCGTCTGTG ACCTGTCTGCAAGAAGAGACTCCAAAGGCGAAGCACGACTTGTCACCTATAaggattaaagtg AGTGAAGAACCCTCAGGTCCTTCCAAGCCTAACCTGCTCTCAGGATGCCTGTGGGGCAAACGCCCAAAGACAGGGCCGGTGGAGAACTCAGTGCTGCCCCCGGTGGACACGCAGAACTACTGTAGCATCAGCCATGCCTCTTGTGGCCGCACCGAGATGGATGTAGAGGAGGAGCGGGGGGAACGGGACCCCGACGAGAACAGCCAGATCCAACGTCCTCCTGTCAGGATGAGCTGTGAGGTGAAAGATCTGTCCAACGGGCAGACGCACACATCACTGCGGCCGATGTCTCACACCAGCAATCCCCGATTCAGGAGCATGCACGCGAGGGAGAAAAAAGCCACTCAGATGCTGGCCATTGTGCTCG GACATGCTACGTGCCTCCTGCACTTTACAGTGCTTTCACCTGGCTCGGGTATGTCAACAGCGCCCTCAACCCTGTTATCTACACCACCTTCAACATCGAGTTCAGACGGGCCTTCATCAAGATCCTCAGCTGCTGAGGAAGGAGCCACGTCAGGAAATTTAAATGGAAATGAGGCTGCGCACCCGCGCTACAACTCCGGCACGGAGCATTTAGTAAACAGTGGCCAGAGAGGTGCATGCTTTGTGTGCTGCATAAGTTACACAGCGGCACCAAGGTGA
- the drd3 gene encoding D(3) dopamine receptor isoform X3 — protein sequence MAMFRSSERLWNESERLRWDERNESLEAPWQDEGERNYYAMLYSLLILAIVFGNVLVCLAVLRERSLQTTTNYLVVSLAVSDLLVASLVMPWAVYLEVVGGAWLFSRLYCNIFVTLDVMMCTASILNLCAISIDRYTAVVMPVLYNTTHRSRKRVFVMIATVWVLAFAVSCPLLFGFNTTDDPLVCSISNPDFVIYSSVVSFYLPFIVTLLVYIRIYVFLRMRRKRITFGQASGKVQPGSTPPSVTCLQEETPKAKHDLSPIRIKVQSEEPSGPSKPNLLSGCLWGKRPKTGPVENSVLPPVDTQNYCSISHASCGRTEMDVEEERGERDPDENSQIQRPPVRMSCEVKDLSNGQTHTSLRPMSHTSNPRFRSMHAREKKATQMLAIVLGHATCLLHFTVLSPGSGMSTAPSTLLSTPPSTSSSDGPSSRSSAAEEGATSGNLNGNEAAHPRYNSGTEHLVNSGQRGACFVCCISYTAAPR from the exons ATGGCGATGTTTAGAAGCTCGGAGCGGCTCTGGAATGAGTCAGAGCGCCTCAGATGGGATGAGAGGAATGAGAGCTTGGAGGCACCATGGCAGGACGAGGGGGAGCGCAATTACTATGCCATGCTGTACTCCCTGCTTATCCTAGCCATCGTGTTTGGGAACGTGTTGGTGTGTCTGGCCGTGCTGAGGGAACGTTCCCTCCAGACGACCACCAACTACCTGGTGGTGAGCCTGGCTGTGTCTGACCTGCTCGTGGCCTCTCTGGTCATGCCCTGGGCTGTCTATCTGGAG GTGGTCGGCGGAGCCTGGCTTTTCAGCCGGCTCTACTGTAACATCTTTGTCACGCTGGATGTGATGATGTGCACCGCCAGTATTCTCAACCTGTGCGCTATCAGCATTGACAG GTATACGGCAGTAGTGATGCCCGTCTTGTACAACACCACTCATCGCTCCAGAAAAAGAGTGTTTGTCATGATTGCTACCGTGTGGGTCTTGGCCTTCGCGGTGTCCTGCCCCCTGCTGTTTGGATTCAACACCACAG ACGACCCTTTGGTGTGCTCCATCTCCAACCCTGACTTTGTGATCTACTCTTCTGTGGTGTCCTTCTATTTGCCGTTTATTGTCACTCTGCTGGTTTACATCCGCATCTACGTCTTCCTCAGGATGAGGCGGAAGAGGATCACTTTTGGACAGGCCAGTGGAAAGGTGCAGCCAGGCTCGACTCCACCGTCTGTG ACCTGTCTGCAAGAAGAGACTCCAAAGGCGAAGCACGACTTGTCACCTATAaggattaaagtg CAGAGTGAAGAACCCTCAGGTCCTTCCAAGCCTAACCTGCTCTCAGGATGCCTGTGGGGCAAACGCCCAAAGACAGGGCCGGTGGAGAACTCAGTGCTGCCCCCGGTGGACACGCAGAACTACTGTAGCATCAGCCATGCCTCTTGTGGCCGCACCGAGATGGATGTAGAGGAGGAGCGGGGGGAACGGGACCCCGACGAGAACAGCCAGATCCAACGTCCTCCTGTCAGGATGAGCTGTGAGGTGAAAGATCTGTCCAACGGGCAGACGCACACATCACTGCGGCCGATGTCTCACACCAGCAATCCCCGATTCAGGAGCATGCACGCGAGGGAGAAAAAAGCCACTCAGATGCTGGCCATTGTGCTCG GACATGCTACGTGCCTCCTGCACTTTACAGTGCTTTCACCTGGCTCGGGTATGTCAACAGCGCCCTCAACCCTGTTATCTACACCACCTTCAACATCGAGTTCAGACGGGCCTTCATCAAGATCCTCAGCTGCTGAGGAAGGAGCCACGTCAGGAAATTTAAATGGAAATGAGGCTGCGCACCCGCGCTACAACTCCGGCACGGAGCATTTAGTAAACAGTGGCCAGAGAGGTGCATGCTTTGTGTGCTGCATAAGTTACACAGCGGCACCAAGGTGA
- the drd3 gene encoding D(3) dopamine receptor isoform X1, which yields MAMFRSSERLWNESERLRWDERNESLEAPWQDEGERNYYAMLYSLLILAIVFGNVLVCLAVLRERSLQTTTNYLVVSLAVSDLLVASLVMPWAVYLEVVGGAWLFSRLYCNIFVTLDVMMCTASILNLCAISIDRYTAVVMPVLYNTTHRSRKRVFVMIATVWVLAFAVSCPLLFGFNTTDDPLVCSISNPDFVIYSSVVSFYLPFIVTLLVYIRIYVFLRMRRKRITFGQASGKVQPGSTPPSVETCLQEETPKAKHDLSPIRIKVQSEEPSGPSKPNLLSGCLWGKRPKTGPVENSVLPPVDTQNYCSISHASCGRTEMDVEEERGERDPDENSQIQRPPVRMSCEVKDLSNGQTHTSLRPMSHTSNPRFRSMHAREKKATQMLAIVLGHATCLLHFTVLSPGSGMSTAPSTLLSTPPSTSSSDGPSSRSSAAEEGATSGNLNGNEAAHPRYNSGTEHLVNSGQRGACFVCCISYTAAPR from the exons ATGGCGATGTTTAGAAGCTCGGAGCGGCTCTGGAATGAGTCAGAGCGCCTCAGATGGGATGAGAGGAATGAGAGCTTGGAGGCACCATGGCAGGACGAGGGGGAGCGCAATTACTATGCCATGCTGTACTCCCTGCTTATCCTAGCCATCGTGTTTGGGAACGTGTTGGTGTGTCTGGCCGTGCTGAGGGAACGTTCCCTCCAGACGACCACCAACTACCTGGTGGTGAGCCTGGCTGTGTCTGACCTGCTCGTGGCCTCTCTGGTCATGCCCTGGGCTGTCTATCTGGAG GTGGTCGGCGGAGCCTGGCTTTTCAGCCGGCTCTACTGTAACATCTTTGTCACGCTGGATGTGATGATGTGCACCGCCAGTATTCTCAACCTGTGCGCTATCAGCATTGACAG GTATACGGCAGTAGTGATGCCCGTCTTGTACAACACCACTCATCGCTCCAGAAAAAGAGTGTTTGTCATGATTGCTACCGTGTGGGTCTTGGCCTTCGCGGTGTCCTGCCCCCTGCTGTTTGGATTCAACACCACAG ACGACCCTTTGGTGTGCTCCATCTCCAACCCTGACTTTGTGATCTACTCTTCTGTGGTGTCCTTCTATTTGCCGTTTATTGTCACTCTGCTGGTTTACATCCGCATCTACGTCTTCCTCAGGATGAGGCGGAAGAGGATCACTTTTGGACAGGCCAGTGGAAAGGTGCAGCCAGGCTCGACTCCACCGTCTGTG GAGACCTGTCTGCAAGAAGAGACTCCAAAGGCGAAGCACGACTTGTCACCTATAaggattaaagtg CAGAGTGAAGAACCCTCAGGTCCTTCCAAGCCTAACCTGCTCTCAGGATGCCTGTGGGGCAAACGCCCAAAGACAGGGCCGGTGGAGAACTCAGTGCTGCCCCCGGTGGACACGCAGAACTACTGTAGCATCAGCCATGCCTCTTGTGGCCGCACCGAGATGGATGTAGAGGAGGAGCGGGGGGAACGGGACCCCGACGAGAACAGCCAGATCCAACGTCCTCCTGTCAGGATGAGCTGTGAGGTGAAAGATCTGTCCAACGGGCAGACGCACACATCACTGCGGCCGATGTCTCACACCAGCAATCCCCGATTCAGGAGCATGCACGCGAGGGAGAAAAAAGCCACTCAGATGCTGGCCATTGTGCTCG GACATGCTACGTGCCTCCTGCACTTTACAGTGCTTTCACCTGGCTCGGGTATGTCAACAGCGCCCTCAACCCTGTTATCTACACCACCTTCAACATCGAGTTCAGACGGGCCTTCATCAAGATCCTCAGCTGCTGAGGAAGGAGCCACGTCAGGAAATTTAAATGGAAATGAGGCTGCGCACCCGCGCTACAACTCCGGCACGGAGCATTTAGTAAACAGTGGCCAGAGAGGTGCATGCTTTGTGTGCTGCATAAGTTACACAGCGGCACCAAGGTGA
- the drd3 gene encoding D(3) dopamine receptor isoform X2, translating to MAMFRSSERLWNESERLRWDERNESLEAPWQDEGERNYYAMLYSLLILAIVFGNVLVCLAVLRERSLQTTTNYLVVSLAVSDLLVASLVMPWAVYLEVVGGAWLFSRLYCNIFVTLDVMMCTASILNLCAISIDRYTAVVMPVLYNTTHRSRKRVFVMIATVWVLAFAVSCPLLFGFNTTDDPLVCSISNPDFVIYSSVVSFYLPFIVTLLVYIRIYVFLRMRRKRITFGQASGKVQPGSTPPSVETCLQEETPKAKHDLSPIRIKVSEEPSGPSKPNLLSGCLWGKRPKTGPVENSVLPPVDTQNYCSISHASCGRTEMDVEEERGERDPDENSQIQRPPVRMSCEVKDLSNGQTHTSLRPMSHTSNPRFRSMHAREKKATQMLAIVLGHATCLLHFTVLSPGSGMSTAPSTLLSTPPSTSSSDGPSSRSSAAEEGATSGNLNGNEAAHPRYNSGTEHLVNSGQRGACFVCCISYTAAPR from the exons ATGGCGATGTTTAGAAGCTCGGAGCGGCTCTGGAATGAGTCAGAGCGCCTCAGATGGGATGAGAGGAATGAGAGCTTGGAGGCACCATGGCAGGACGAGGGGGAGCGCAATTACTATGCCATGCTGTACTCCCTGCTTATCCTAGCCATCGTGTTTGGGAACGTGTTGGTGTGTCTGGCCGTGCTGAGGGAACGTTCCCTCCAGACGACCACCAACTACCTGGTGGTGAGCCTGGCTGTGTCTGACCTGCTCGTGGCCTCTCTGGTCATGCCCTGGGCTGTCTATCTGGAG GTGGTCGGCGGAGCCTGGCTTTTCAGCCGGCTCTACTGTAACATCTTTGTCACGCTGGATGTGATGATGTGCACCGCCAGTATTCTCAACCTGTGCGCTATCAGCATTGACAG GTATACGGCAGTAGTGATGCCCGTCTTGTACAACACCACTCATCGCTCCAGAAAAAGAGTGTTTGTCATGATTGCTACCGTGTGGGTCTTGGCCTTCGCGGTGTCCTGCCCCCTGCTGTTTGGATTCAACACCACAG ACGACCCTTTGGTGTGCTCCATCTCCAACCCTGACTTTGTGATCTACTCTTCTGTGGTGTCCTTCTATTTGCCGTTTATTGTCACTCTGCTGGTTTACATCCGCATCTACGTCTTCCTCAGGATGAGGCGGAAGAGGATCACTTTTGGACAGGCCAGTGGAAAGGTGCAGCCAGGCTCGACTCCACCGTCTGTG GAGACCTGTCTGCAAGAAGAGACTCCAAAGGCGAAGCACGACTTGTCACCTATAaggattaaagtg AGTGAAGAACCCTCAGGTCCTTCCAAGCCTAACCTGCTCTCAGGATGCCTGTGGGGCAAACGCCCAAAGACAGGGCCGGTGGAGAACTCAGTGCTGCCCCCGGTGGACACGCAGAACTACTGTAGCATCAGCCATGCCTCTTGTGGCCGCACCGAGATGGATGTAGAGGAGGAGCGGGGGGAACGGGACCCCGACGAGAACAGCCAGATCCAACGTCCTCCTGTCAGGATGAGCTGTGAGGTGAAAGATCTGTCCAACGGGCAGACGCACACATCACTGCGGCCGATGTCTCACACCAGCAATCCCCGATTCAGGAGCATGCACGCGAGGGAGAAAAAAGCCACTCAGATGCTGGCCATTGTGCTCG GACATGCTACGTGCCTCCTGCACTTTACAGTGCTTTCACCTGGCTCGGGTATGTCAACAGCGCCCTCAACCCTGTTATCTACACCACCTTCAACATCGAGTTCAGACGGGCCTTCATCAAGATCCTCAGCTGCTGAGGAAGGAGCCACGTCAGGAAATTTAAATGGAAATGAGGCTGCGCACCCGCGCTACAACTCCGGCACGGAGCATTTAGTAAACAGTGGCCAGAGAGGTGCATGCTTTGTGTGCTGCATAAGTTACACAGCGGCACCAAGGTGA
- the drd3 gene encoding D(3) dopamine receptor isoform X5, translated as MAMFRSSERLWNESERLRWDERNESLEAPWQDEGERNYYAMLYSLLILAIVFGNVLVCLAVLRERSLQTTTNYLVVSLAVSDLLVASLVMPWAVYLEVVGGAWLFSRLYCNIFVTLDVMMCTASILNLCAISIDRYTAVVMPVLYNTTHRSRKRVFVMIATVWVLAFAVSCPLLFGFNTTDDPLVCSISNPDFVIYSSVVSFYLPFIVTLLVYIRIYVFLRMRRKRITFGQASGKVQPGSTPPSVETCLQEETPKAKHDLSPIRIKVQSEEPSGPSKPNLLSGCLWGKRPKTGPVENSVLPPVDTQNYCSISHASCGRTEMDVEEERGERDPDENSQIQRPPVRMSCEVKDLSNGQTHTSLRPMSHTSNPRFRSMHAREKKATQMLAIVLGVFLICWLPFFVTHILNTHCRTCYVPPALYSAFTWLGYVNSALNPVIYTTFNIEFRRAFIKILSC; from the exons ATGGCGATGTTTAGAAGCTCGGAGCGGCTCTGGAATGAGTCAGAGCGCCTCAGATGGGATGAGAGGAATGAGAGCTTGGAGGCACCATGGCAGGACGAGGGGGAGCGCAATTACTATGCCATGCTGTACTCCCTGCTTATCCTAGCCATCGTGTTTGGGAACGTGTTGGTGTGTCTGGCCGTGCTGAGGGAACGTTCCCTCCAGACGACCACCAACTACCTGGTGGTGAGCCTGGCTGTGTCTGACCTGCTCGTGGCCTCTCTGGTCATGCCCTGGGCTGTCTATCTGGAG GTGGTCGGCGGAGCCTGGCTTTTCAGCCGGCTCTACTGTAACATCTTTGTCACGCTGGATGTGATGATGTGCACCGCCAGTATTCTCAACCTGTGCGCTATCAGCATTGACAG GTATACGGCAGTAGTGATGCCCGTCTTGTACAACACCACTCATCGCTCCAGAAAAAGAGTGTTTGTCATGATTGCTACCGTGTGGGTCTTGGCCTTCGCGGTGTCCTGCCCCCTGCTGTTTGGATTCAACACCACAG ACGACCCTTTGGTGTGCTCCATCTCCAACCCTGACTTTGTGATCTACTCTTCTGTGGTGTCCTTCTATTTGCCGTTTATTGTCACTCTGCTGGTTTACATCCGCATCTACGTCTTCCTCAGGATGAGGCGGAAGAGGATCACTTTTGGACAGGCCAGTGGAAAGGTGCAGCCAGGCTCGACTCCACCGTCTGTG GAGACCTGTCTGCAAGAAGAGACTCCAAAGGCGAAGCACGACTTGTCACCTATAaggattaaagtg CAGAGTGAAGAACCCTCAGGTCCTTCCAAGCCTAACCTGCTCTCAGGATGCCTGTGGGGCAAACGCCCAAAGACAGGGCCGGTGGAGAACTCAGTGCTGCCCCCGGTGGACACGCAGAACTACTGTAGCATCAGCCATGCCTCTTGTGGCCGCACCGAGATGGATGTAGAGGAGGAGCGGGGGGAACGGGACCCCGACGAGAACAGCCAGATCCAACGTCCTCCTGTCAGGATGAGCTGTGAGGTGAAAGATCTGTCCAACGGGCAGACGCACACATCACTGCGGCCGATGTCTCACACCAGCAATCCCCGATTCAGGAGCATGCACGCGAGGGAGAAAAAAGCCACTCAGATGCTGGCCATTGTGCTCG GGGTGTTTCTCATCTGCTGGCTGCCTTTCTTTGTGACTCACATTCTGAACACCCACTGCAGGACATGCTACGTGCCTCCTGCACTTTACAGTGCTTTCACCTGGCTCGGGTATGTCAACAGCGCCCTCAACCCTGTTATCTACACCACCTTCAACATCGAGTTCAGACGGGCCTTCATCAAGATCCTCAGCTGCTGA
- the drd3 gene encoding D(3) dopamine receptor isoform X6, with product MAMFRSSERLWNESERLRWDERNESLEAPWQDEGERNYYAMLYSLLILAIVFGNVLVCLAVLRERSLQTTTNYLVVSLAVSDLLVASLVMPWAVYLEVVGGAWLFSRLYCNIFVTLDVMMCTASILNLCAISIDRYTAVVMPVLYNTTHRSRKRVFVMIATVWVLAFAVSCPLLFGFNTTDDPLVCSISNPDFVIYSSVVSFYLPFIVTLLVYIRIYVFLRMRRKRITFGQASGKVQPGSTPPSVETCLQEETPKAKHDLSPIRIKVSEEPSGPSKPNLLSGCLWGKRPKTGPVENSVLPPVDTQNYCSISHASCGRTEMDVEEERGERDPDENSQIQRPPVRMSCEVKDLSNGQTHTSLRPMSHTSNPRFRSMHAREKKATQMLAIVLGVFLICWLPFFVTHILNTHCRTCYVPPALYSAFTWLGYVNSALNPVIYTTFNIEFRRAFIKILSC from the exons ATGGCGATGTTTAGAAGCTCGGAGCGGCTCTGGAATGAGTCAGAGCGCCTCAGATGGGATGAGAGGAATGAGAGCTTGGAGGCACCATGGCAGGACGAGGGGGAGCGCAATTACTATGCCATGCTGTACTCCCTGCTTATCCTAGCCATCGTGTTTGGGAACGTGTTGGTGTGTCTGGCCGTGCTGAGGGAACGTTCCCTCCAGACGACCACCAACTACCTGGTGGTGAGCCTGGCTGTGTCTGACCTGCTCGTGGCCTCTCTGGTCATGCCCTGGGCTGTCTATCTGGAG GTGGTCGGCGGAGCCTGGCTTTTCAGCCGGCTCTACTGTAACATCTTTGTCACGCTGGATGTGATGATGTGCACCGCCAGTATTCTCAACCTGTGCGCTATCAGCATTGACAG GTATACGGCAGTAGTGATGCCCGTCTTGTACAACACCACTCATCGCTCCAGAAAAAGAGTGTTTGTCATGATTGCTACCGTGTGGGTCTTGGCCTTCGCGGTGTCCTGCCCCCTGCTGTTTGGATTCAACACCACAG ACGACCCTTTGGTGTGCTCCATCTCCAACCCTGACTTTGTGATCTACTCTTCTGTGGTGTCCTTCTATTTGCCGTTTATTGTCACTCTGCTGGTTTACATCCGCATCTACGTCTTCCTCAGGATGAGGCGGAAGAGGATCACTTTTGGACAGGCCAGTGGAAAGGTGCAGCCAGGCTCGACTCCACCGTCTGTG GAGACCTGTCTGCAAGAAGAGACTCCAAAGGCGAAGCACGACTTGTCACCTATAaggattaaagtg AGTGAAGAACCCTCAGGTCCTTCCAAGCCTAACCTGCTCTCAGGATGCCTGTGGGGCAAACGCCCAAAGACAGGGCCGGTGGAGAACTCAGTGCTGCCCCCGGTGGACACGCAGAACTACTGTAGCATCAGCCATGCCTCTTGTGGCCGCACCGAGATGGATGTAGAGGAGGAGCGGGGGGAACGGGACCCCGACGAGAACAGCCAGATCCAACGTCCTCCTGTCAGGATGAGCTGTGAGGTGAAAGATCTGTCCAACGGGCAGACGCACACATCACTGCGGCCGATGTCTCACACCAGCAATCCCCGATTCAGGAGCATGCACGCGAGGGAGAAAAAAGCCACTCAGATGCTGGCCATTGTGCTCG GGGTGTTTCTCATCTGCTGGCTGCCTTTCTTTGTGACTCACATTCTGAACACCCACTGCAGGACATGCTACGTGCCTCCTGCACTTTACAGTGCTTTCACCTGGCTCGGGTATGTCAACAGCGCCCTCAACCCTGTTATCTACACCACCTTCAACATCGAGTTCAGACGGGCCTTCATCAAGATCCTCAGCTGCTGA